A genome region from Heliangelus exortis chromosome 12, bHelExo1.hap1, whole genome shotgun sequence includes the following:
- the LOC139801779 gene encoding serine/arginine repetitive matrix protein 5-like yields MRVRDRSRSRRRAQNPYTRPRQRRDRRHSGAPQTDNSESSSPSQTAAGASRSSPSQEAAGASRSSPVLESGRRSTPPGPMRVRDRSRSRRRAQNPYTRPRQSRDRRHSGALQADSSESSSPSQVASEASSPSRVLQSGRRSTRSGSVRVQDRSRSGRRAQTPDSQPRQRRGRSRRAAPRAESSSPSQMAAGASRSSTAGNSGHRSRTGPVRVRDRSRLQRRARRPYSRHR; encoded by the coding sequence ATGCGGGTGCGAGATCGCTCTCGTTCTCGACGTCGGGCCCAAAATCCCTACACCCGGCCCAGACAACGCCGTGACAGGAGGCACTCAGGAGCACCACAGACAGACAACAGCGagagcagctcccccagccagACGGCAGCAGGGGCCTCTCGCAGCTCCCCaagccaggaggcagcaggggccTCCCGCAGTTCCCCAGTGCTCGAGAGCGGCCGACGCTCCACTCCCCCAGGGCCCATGCGGGTGCGAGATCGCTCTCGTTCTCGACGTCGGGCCCAAAATCCCTACACCCGGCCCAGACAAAGCCGTGACAGGAGGCACTCAGGAGCACTGCAGGCTGACAGCAGTGagagcagctcccccagccagGTAGCATCAGAGGCCTCCAGCCCATCTCGAGTGCTCCAGAGCGGCCGCCGTTCCACGCGTTCTGGGTCTGTACGGGTGCAAGATCGCTCCCGATCGGGACGTCGGGCTCAAACTCCTGACAGCCAGCCCAGACAACGCCGTGGCAGGAGCCGCAGAGCAGCACCaagggctgagagcagctcccccagccagATGGCAGCAGGGGCCTCCCGCAGCTCCACAGCGGGCAACAGCGGCCACCGCTCCAGGACTGGGCCCGTGCGGGTGCGAGATCGCTCACGTTTGCAACGTCGAGCCCGAAGACCATACAGCAGGCACAGATGA
- the LOC139801780 gene encoding G2/M phase-specific E3 ubiquitin-protein ligase-like: MSASTERVCVLCGRAESSSLSIYGPMMDTHGICGHTYCLLLADGLFEHGTETGLARWDFPIENIQSVIEEAAQKRCFVCSESGASITCRESGCDRSFHLPCAMEGECITQFFPPFRSFCREHRPELAVEVAPGDNTSCLICMEPVGDRLSYSTMVCPACRNAWFHRSCIQENAIHAGIMSFMCPACRERDVFVVEMLVMGILVPLSLPSWITDDPPELEERHSRCDARECLCPGGREQVEEEG, from the exons ATGTCTGCGAGCACAGAGCGAG TGTGCGTGCTGTGTGGCcgggcagagagcagcagcctctccatCTATGGTCCCATGATGGACACACACGGGATCTGTGGCCATACCTATTGCCTG ctgcttgccGACGGCCTCTTTGAGCACGGCACTGAGACAGGACTTGCACGATGGGATTTTCCCATTGAAAATATTCAAAGTGTAATTgaggaagcagcacagaag CGCTGCTTTGTCTGCAGTGAGAGCGGGGCCAGCATCACCTGCCGTGAGAGTGGGTGCGACCGCAGCTTCCATCTCCCCTGTGCCATGGAGGGTGAATGCATCACCCAGTTCTTTCCTCCATTCAG gtCCTTCTGCCGGGAGCACCgcccagagctggcagtggaGGTGGCCCCAGGGGACAACACCAGCTGCCTCATCTGCATGGAGCCCGTGGGAGACAGACTCTCCTACAGCACCATGGTGTGCCCAGCATGCAGAAATGCCTGGTTCCACAGGAGCTGCATCCAG GAGAACGCTATCCATGCTGGCATTATGAGTTTTATGTGCCCAGCCTGCAGAGAAAGGGATGTCTTCGTTGTGGAAATGCTGGTTATGGGAATCCTGGTCCCATTAAG TCTGCCATCGTGGATCACTGATGATCCTCCAGAATTAGAGGAGAGGCACAGCCGCTGTGATGCCAGGGAGTGCCTTTGcccaggaggcagggagcaggtggAGGAAGAGGGGTAA